From a single Elgaria multicarinata webbii isolate HBS135686 ecotype San Diego chromosome 18, rElgMul1.1.pri, whole genome shotgun sequence genomic region:
- the PRKAB1 gene encoding 5'-AMP-activated protein kinase subunit beta-1, with translation MGNTSSERAGVERQGGHKTPRRDSSGKDGDRPKILMDSPEDADLFHSEEIKAPMEKEEFLAWQHDVEVNDKAPTQARPTVFRWTGGGKEVFLSGSFNNWSKLPLTRSHKNFVAILDLPEGEHQYKFYVDGQWTHDPAEPVVTSQLGTVNNVIQVKKTDFEVFDALMVDSQKCSDMSELSSSPPGPYHQDPYICKPEERFKSPPILPPHLLQVILNKDTGISCDPALLPEPNHVMLNHLYALSIKDGVMVLSATHRYKKKYVTTLLYKPI, from the exons ATGGGGAACACAAGCAGCGAACGTGCTGGAGTGGAACGCCAGGGAGGCCATAAGACTCCTCGAAGAGACAGCTCTGGGAAGGATGGAGACAGGCCGAAGATCTTGATGGACAGCCCTGAAGACGCCGACTTGTTCCATTCTGAGGAAATAAAG GCTCCCATGGAGAAAGAAGAATTCCTGGCTTGGCAGCATGATGTGGAGGTGAATGATAAAGCTCCCACTCAAGCACGGCCAACTGTCTTTCGCTGGACCGGAGGTGGCAAGGAGGTTTTTTTATCCGGCTCTTTTAACAACTGGAGCAAGCTTCCACTTACACGGAG CCACAAAAACTTTGTAGCCATCCTTGATCTCCCAGAAGGCGAACACCAGTATAAGTTCTATGTGGATGGTCAGTGGACACACGATCCGGCGGAG CCTGTAGTAACCAGCCAGCTGGGGACTGTCAACAATGTTATTCAGGTGAAGAAAACAGACTTCGAAGTATTTGATGCTTTAATGGTGGACTCGCAAAAGTGTTCTGACATGTCTG AGCTGTCAAGTTCACCCCCTGGACCCTACCACCAGGACCCCTACATTTGTAAGCCTGAAGAGCGATTCAAGTCTCCCCCCATTCTTCCGCCACACCTACTGCAGGTCATCCTAAACAAAGACACTGGGATTTCG tgTGACCCCGCTCTGCTTCCTGAGCCTAACCATGTAATGTTGAATCACCTCTATGCGCTTTCCATCAAG GATGGGGTGATGGTGCTCAGTGCCACCCACCGTTACAAGAAGAAATATGTGACCACCTTGCTGTATAAGCCCATATGA